Proteins encoded by one window of Modestobacter marinus:
- the accA gene encoding acetyl-CoA carboxylase carboxyltransferase subunit alpha/beta, translated as MTRSSMTTPGVSVPPAPADWTSCPSCGWLLYRKRLERDLHVCPECDAHLRLGARARIDQLVDAGSFTETVFPEREADPLDFTDLRPYPDRLRDAASRSGESEAVVAGVATIGGTPVALAVMDFGFLGGSMGVEVGRRVSGAAALALERGLPLLAVCASGGARMQEGVFSLFQMARVSEAFGRLREAGLFSVCVLTDPTYGGVSASFATLASVLVGERGAHVGFAGPRVVQETIRAELPRDFQTAEFLLAHGLVDRVESRAELRPLLVRLLALHAPDRPRGAVEDEDEAEPVVPDTAPVPDSDPWEVVQRARVVDRPTTLDYLHTAFDDFVELHGDRAYGDDPALVGGVASIGGHSVVVLGHEKGHSVRERVAHEFGMPHPEGYRKALRLLGHAEVHGLPVVTLVDTPGAHPGPEAEEHGQSHAIAEIIMRSSRLRVPVVSVVTGEGGSGGALALCTSDRLLVLENAYLSVISPEGCAAILWRTATAAPTAARAMRLGAAHLHRSGIATSVVAEPPGGAHTDPAAAARLLRAALRRELDELAGHDVDTLLAARSRRFSRIDVDDERPVRALQPVQPVER; from the coding sequence ATGACACGTTCCTCGATGACGACGCCCGGGGTGTCGGTACCGCCGGCACCGGCGGACTGGACCTCCTGCCCCTCCTGCGGCTGGCTGCTGTACCGCAAGCGACTCGAGCGTGACCTGCACGTCTGCCCGGAGTGCGACGCGCACCTCCGGCTCGGCGCCCGGGCCCGCATCGACCAGCTCGTCGACGCCGGCAGCTTCACCGAGACCGTCTTCCCGGAGCGCGAGGCGGACCCGCTGGACTTCACCGACCTGCGCCCCTACCCCGACCGGCTGCGCGACGCCGCGAGCCGGTCCGGGGAGTCCGAGGCGGTCGTCGCGGGGGTGGCCACCATCGGCGGCACCCCGGTGGCGCTGGCCGTCATGGACTTCGGCTTCCTCGGCGGGAGCATGGGCGTGGAGGTCGGGCGCCGGGTGAGCGGCGCCGCCGCACTGGCGCTCGAGCGCGGGCTACCGCTGCTGGCCGTGTGCGCCAGCGGCGGGGCGCGGATGCAGGAGGGCGTCTTCTCGCTCTTCCAGATGGCCCGGGTGAGCGAGGCCTTCGGCCGGCTCCGCGAGGCGGGCCTGTTCTCCGTCTGCGTGCTCACCGACCCCACCTACGGGGGCGTGTCCGCCTCCTTCGCCACCCTCGCGTCGGTGCTGGTCGGCGAGCGCGGGGCGCACGTGGGGTTCGCCGGCCCGCGGGTCGTCCAGGAGACGATCCGGGCCGAGCTGCCCCGCGACTTCCAGACCGCGGAGTTCCTGCTGGCCCACGGCCTGGTCGACCGGGTCGAGAGCCGGGCCGAGCTGCGGCCGCTGCTGGTGCGCCTGCTGGCCCTGCACGCCCCGGACCGGCCGCGGGGAGCGGTCGAGGACGAGGACGAGGCGGAGCCGGTCGTCCCCGACACCGCGCCGGTCCCGGACAGCGACCCGTGGGAGGTCGTCCAGCGGGCCCGGGTCGTCGACCGGCCGACCACGCTGGACTACCTGCACACCGCCTTCGACGACTTCGTCGAGCTGCACGGCGACCGCGCCTACGGCGACGACCCGGCCCTGGTCGGCGGGGTGGCCTCGATCGGCGGTCACTCCGTCGTCGTCCTCGGTCACGAGAAGGGGCACTCGGTCCGCGAGCGGGTGGCGCACGAGTTCGGCATGCCGCACCCGGAGGGCTACCGCAAGGCACTGCGGCTGCTCGGGCACGCGGAGGTGCACGGGCTGCCCGTCGTCACGCTCGTCGACACCCCCGGCGCCCACCCGGGCCCGGAGGCCGAGGAGCACGGCCAGTCCCACGCGATCGCCGAGATCATCATGCGCAGCAGCCGGCTGCGCGTCCCGGTGGTCTCGGTGGTGACCGGGGAGGGCGGCAGCGGCGGCGCACTGGCGCTGTGCACCTCCGACCGGCTGCTGGTGCTGGAGAACGCCTACCTGTCGGTGATCAGCCCCGAGGGCTGCGCGGCCATCCTGTGGCGGACGGCCACCGCGGCGCCGACCGCGGCGCGCGCCATGCGCCTGGGCGCCGCGCACCTGCACCGGTCCGGCATCGCCACCTCCGTGGTCGCCGAGCCACCGGGCGGCGCGCACACCGATCCCGCGGCCGCGGCCCGGCTGCTCCGCGCGGCGCTCCGCCGGGAACTGGACGAGCTCGCCGGCCACGACGTCGACACCCTGCTGGCGGCCCGGTCACGGCGGTTCTCCCGGATCGACGTCGACGACGAACGGCCGGTACGGGCGCTCCAGCCCGTCCAGCCGGTGGAGCGTTGA
- a CDS encoding cupin domain-containing protein: MTTVQQPPATIQHPTTKVRCGPTVSRADAPPNRRRGGDIRVLLSPTSVGATAGFMGTLTLEPGEVVTEHWHPYSEEFLYCVSGDVLLTLDGEERRLGGESAVHIPIGVRHRIVNDGTEAAFFVFLAGPLAPRPELGHVDTEPSPGSMGVR; encoded by the coding sequence ATGACCACCGTCCAGCAGCCCCCGGCCACCATCCAGCACCCCACGACGAAGGTGCGGTGCGGGCCCACCGTGTCCCGCGCGGACGCTCCGCCCAACCGCCGGCGGGGCGGTGACATCCGGGTGCTGCTGTCGCCGACCAGCGTGGGCGCCACCGCCGGGTTCATGGGCACCCTGACCCTCGAGCCGGGGGAGGTCGTCACCGAGCACTGGCACCCGTACTCGGAGGAGTTCCTCTACTGCGTCTCCGGCGACGTGCTGCTGACGCTGGACGGCGAGGAGCGCCGGCTGGGCGGCGAGTCGGCGGTGCACATCCCGATCGGGGTGCGGCACCGGATCGTCAACGACGGCACGGAGGCGGCGTTCTTCGTCTTCCTGGCCGGCCCGCTGGCACCGCGTCCCGAGCTGGGCCACGTCGACACCGAGCCCTCGCCGGGCTCCATGGGCGTCCGGTGA
- a CDS encoding acetyl-CoA carboxylase biotin carboxylase subunit encodes MISRLLIANRGEIAVRIARACRELGIEVVAACSTPDRYSAVAEMADEAVTIGPAAPRHSYLHVPNLIEAALRTGADAVHPGYGFLSEDPDFAEICDKEGLTFVGPPPAVMQQMGNKATARRLMADAGLPLLPGVVEPVRTAEEGRAIADEIGYPVIIKAVAGGGGRGMTVVTSPGDFAEAFTSTRAVARAVFRDPTVYVERYLTRARHVEVQVLCDAHGSGISLGERDCSLQRRHQKLLEEGPAGHLSPERREELGTLAVRGALSVGFTGAGTMEFLVDEAGAYFMEMNARIQVEHPVTEMLTGVDLVREQLLAAGGRRLHLRQEDVVPRGAAIECRINAEDPTRGFAPAPGHLDELRPPGGPWTRFDTGYRQGDDVSPHYDSLLGKLVVWAPDRDQAIRRMDRALAELRVEGPGVRTTVGLHRALLRHPDVRADSHDIEFLDRALPDLLVQTAALAESSATGLPVAHGPLQLVPAPEQHRPGPPVPAQPLEGTP; translated from the coding sequence GTGATCAGCCGGCTGCTCATCGCCAACCGCGGTGAGATCGCCGTCCGGATCGCGCGGGCCTGCCGGGAGCTCGGCATCGAGGTGGTGGCCGCCTGCTCCACCCCCGACCGGTACTCCGCGGTCGCGGAGATGGCCGACGAGGCCGTCACCATCGGCCCGGCCGCGCCAAGGCACAGCTACCTGCACGTGCCCAACCTCATCGAGGCGGCGCTGCGCACCGGCGCCGACGCCGTCCACCCCGGCTACGGCTTCCTCTCCGAGGACCCCGACTTCGCCGAGATCTGCGACAAGGAGGGGCTCACCTTCGTCGGCCCGCCGCCGGCGGTCATGCAGCAGATGGGCAACAAGGCCACCGCCCGGCGGCTGATGGCCGACGCCGGCCTGCCGCTGCTCCCCGGGGTCGTCGAGCCGGTCCGGACGGCGGAGGAGGGCCGCGCCATCGCCGACGAGATCGGCTACCCGGTGATCATCAAGGCCGTCGCCGGCGGTGGTGGCCGCGGGATGACGGTGGTGACCTCGCCCGGGGACTTCGCCGAGGCCTTCACCAGCACCCGCGCGGTCGCCCGGGCGGTGTTCCGCGACCCGACGGTCTACGTGGAGCGCTACCTCACCCGGGCCCGGCACGTCGAGGTGCAGGTGCTGTGCGACGCCCACGGCTCGGGGATCTCCCTCGGCGAGCGGGACTGCTCGCTCCAGCGCCGGCACCAGAAGCTGCTGGAGGAGGGCCCGGCCGGCCACCTCTCCCCCGAGAGGCGGGAGGAGCTGGGCACCCTGGCCGTGCGCGGCGCGCTGTCGGTCGGCTTCACCGGGGCCGGCACCATGGAGTTCCTCGTCGACGAGGCCGGCGCGTACTTCATGGAGATGAACGCGCGGATCCAGGTCGAGCACCCGGTCACCGAGATGCTCACCGGCGTCGACCTGGTCCGCGAGCAGCTGCTGGCCGCCGGCGGCCGCCGGCTGCACCTGCGCCAGGAGGACGTCGTCCCGCGCGGGGCGGCGATCGAGTGCCGGATCAACGCCGAGGACCCCACCCGCGGCTTCGCCCCCGCCCCCGGGCACCTCGACGAGCTGCGCCCGCCGGGCGGCCCCTGGACCCGGTTCGACACCGGCTACCGCCAGGGCGACGACGTCAGCCCGCACTACGACTCGCTGCTCGGCAAGCTCGTCGTCTGGGCGCCCGACCGGGACCAGGCGATCCGGCGGATGGACCGGGCGCTGGCCGAGCTGCGGGTCGAGGGCCCCGGCGTGCGCACCACCGTCGGGCTGCACCGGGCCCTGCTGCGCCACCCCGACGTGCGCGCCGACTCCCACGACATCGAGTTCCTCGACCGGGCGCTCCCCGACCTGCTCGTGCAGACCGCGGCCCTCGCCGAGAGCTCCGCCACCGGGCTGCCCGTCGCGCACGGCCCCCTCCAACTCGTCCCGGCCCCCGAGCAGCACCGGCCGGGCCCGCCCGTCCCCGCCCAACCCCTGGAAGGAACACCCTGA
- a CDS encoding beta-ketoacyl-[acyl-carrier-protein] synthase family protein: MSTPMAPNGGRRVVITGIGVVAPGSMGREGFWEMITAGRTATRRITFFDPSRFRSQVAAEVDFDGRAQGLTAHEVFRNDRFVQMAMVAADEAVADSGLAFGGGVEGPDPDRVGVVLGSAVGATMRLEDEYVAVSDAGTHWLVDPRYASRFLHHALVPSCGATELAVRFGASGPATVVSTGCTSGIDAVGYGSQLIEDGDADIVIAGASDAPISPISMACFDTIRATTGNNDDPAHAARPFDARRDGFVMGEGSAVLILEELEHARRRGAEVYCEVSGYANRCNAHHMTGLRPDGVEMAEAIRLALGQGRIDADEVGYVNAHGSGTKQNDRHETAAVKLSLGPTAHQVSMSSIKSMIGHSLGAIGSIEIAATALAVQRGVVPPTANYEVPDPECDLDYVPNTAREQKVDVALSVGSGFGGFQSAIVLAHPTRRTP; this comes from the coding sequence GTGAGCACCCCGATGGCGCCGAACGGGGGCCGCCGGGTGGTCATCACCGGGATCGGCGTGGTCGCCCCCGGCTCGATGGGCCGCGAGGGCTTCTGGGAGATGATCACCGCCGGCCGGACGGCGACCCGGCGGATCACCTTCTTCGACCCCAGCCGGTTCCGTTCCCAGGTCGCCGCCGAGGTCGACTTCGACGGGCGGGCGCAGGGCCTGACCGCGCACGAGGTCTTCCGCAACGACCGCTTCGTGCAGATGGCGATGGTCGCCGCCGACGAGGCGGTCGCCGACAGCGGGCTGGCGTTCGGCGGCGGCGTCGAGGGCCCCGACCCCGACCGGGTGGGCGTCGTCCTGGGCAGTGCGGTCGGGGCCACCATGCGGCTGGAGGACGAGTACGTCGCGGTCAGCGACGCGGGCACCCACTGGCTGGTCGACCCCCGGTACGCCTCGCGGTTCCTGCACCACGCGCTGGTGCCCAGCTGCGGGGCCACCGAGCTGGCGGTCCGCTTCGGCGCCTCGGGGCCGGCCACCGTGGTCTCCACCGGCTGCACGTCCGGCATCGACGCGGTCGGGTACGGCAGCCAGCTGATCGAGGACGGCGACGCCGACATCGTCATCGCCGGGGCCAGCGACGCCCCCATCTCGCCGATCTCGATGGCCTGCTTCGACACCATCCGGGCGACCACCGGCAACAACGACGACCCGGCACACGCCGCCCGGCCCTTCGACGCCCGCCGCGACGGGTTCGTGATGGGCGAGGGGTCCGCGGTGCTGATCCTGGAGGAGCTCGAGCACGCCCGCCGCCGGGGCGCGGAGGTGTACTGCGAGGTCAGCGGCTACGCCAACCGGTGCAACGCCCACCACATGACCGGGCTGCGGCCGGACGGGGTGGAGATGGCCGAGGCGATCCGGCTGGCCCTGGGGCAGGGCCGGATCGACGCCGACGAGGTGGGCTACGTCAACGCGCACGGCTCGGGCACCAAGCAGAACGACCGGCACGAGACGGCCGCGGTGAAGCTCAGCCTCGGCCCGACCGCCCACCAGGTCTCGATGAGCTCGATCAAGTCGATGATCGGCCACTCGCTGGGCGCGATCGGCTCGATCGAGATCGCCGCCACCGCGCTGGCGGTGCAGCGCGGCGTGGTGCCGCCGACCGCCAACTACGAGGTCCCCGACCCCGAGTGCGACCTGGACTACGTGCCCAACACCGCGCGGGAGCAGAAGGTCGACGTCGCGCTCTCGGTGGGCAGCGGGTTCGGCGGCTTCCAGTCCGCGATCGTGCTGGCCCACCCGACGAGGAGGACCCCATGA
- a CDS encoding SRPBCC family protein has protein sequence MSTPENDGPTIGHTDNSIFIDAGIDHVWKMTNDLPTWPDLFTEYAEVEVLAQTGSTFRFRLKMHPDESGRVWSWVSERTLDEERHEVVAHRVEPGPFEFMDIRWSYAEEGTGTRMRWVQDFRMRPEAPIDTAGMTERIDGNSKIQMAVIRDKVEAAARHPEPAR, from the coding sequence ATGAGCACGCCCGAGAACGACGGCCCGACCATCGGCCACACCGACAACTCGATCTTCATCGACGCCGGCATCGACCACGTCTGGAAGATGACCAACGACCTGCCGACGTGGCCGGACCTCTTCACCGAGTACGCCGAGGTGGAGGTGCTCGCGCAGACCGGCTCGACCTTCCGGTTCCGGCTGAAGATGCACCCGGACGAGAGCGGCCGCGTCTGGAGCTGGGTCTCCGAACGCACCTTGGACGAGGAGCGCCACGAGGTGGTGGCGCACCGGGTCGAACCGGGCCCGTTCGAGTTCATGGACATCCGGTGGAGCTACGCCGAGGAGGGCACGGGCACCCGGATGCGGTGGGTGCAGGACTTCCGGATGCGCCCAGAGGCGCCCATCGACACCGCCGGGATGACCGAGCGGATCGACGGCAACAGCAAGATCCAGATGGCGGTCATCCGGGACAAGGTCGAGGCCGCCGCCCGCCATCCGGAGCCGGCGCGGTGA
- a CDS encoding acetyl-CoA carboxylase biotin carboxyl carrier protein, giving the protein MRPGELAQRAEVTGPTTGEDDEVRSLREDVLQLARSLPGDLRRLTVRSGDSSIEIEWAAEDRPPADGAGVPGPRSLALAADPAPGPEVPTDLTAVHAPLVGTFYAAPAPEAGPFVRVGDEVEAGQTLGIVEAMKLMNPIVADEAGVVAEVVVGDAESVEYGQVLMYLRSAGDPR; this is encoded by the coding sequence GTGCGCCCCGGGGAGCTCGCCCAGCGAGCCGAGGTGACCGGCCCGACCACCGGTGAGGACGACGAGGTGCGCTCGCTGCGGGAGGACGTGCTGCAGCTGGCCCGCAGCCTCCCCGGGGACCTGCGCCGGCTCACCGTGCGCAGCGGGGACAGCTCGATCGAGATCGAGTGGGCCGCCGAGGACCGCCCGCCGGCCGACGGGGCCGGCGTCCCCGGCCCGCGCAGCCTCGCCCTGGCCGCGGACCCCGCCCCCGGCCCGGAGGTGCCGACGGACCTCACCGCCGTCCACGCCCCCCTGGTCGGCACCTTCTACGCGGCGCCGGCGCCGGAGGCCGGGCCCTTCGTCCGGGTCGGTGACGAGGTCGAGGCCGGCCAGACGCTCGGGATCGTCGAGGCGATGAAGCTGATGAACCCGATCGTCGCCGACGAGGCCGGCGTGGTCGCCGAGGTCGTCGTCGGGGACGCCGAGTCGGTCGAGTACGGGCAGGTGCTGATGTACCTGCGCTCCGCCGGGGACCCCCGGTGA
- a CDS encoding beta-ketoacyl synthase N-terminal-like domain-containing protein: protein MTALVVTGIGVVAPTGVGVEAHWSSLVRGEPAIRPIVGFDPAQYGVSLAGQVTDFVPADHVDPRLMVQTDRWTWMSLAAATLAAQDAGYSPPEDAYATSVFLAAGSGGNEFSQHEIQGLWAKGPKSVGAYQSIAWFYAASTGQISIRDGYKGPSGVVVSEGAGGLDSIGWARRVVRRGTPAVLVGGTEAGVTPYALLCQATSGRLSTATAPEDAYKPFDRRASGHVVGEGGAILLVEDPAAARARGVEKVWGEVVGHGATHDAHHHADAAPDARQYARAIQLSLTDAGITPDEVDLVLAEGAGVPELDALELEALQRVFGGRAVPVPVTAPSSFTGRLMAGGSALNVATALLAMRDGIVPGTAYLDDPVDAPGLDLVQHSRAQQVGTVVVLARGFGGFNSSLVLRRPTEERTS from the coding sequence ATGACGGCACTGGTCGTGACCGGGATCGGCGTGGTGGCGCCGACCGGGGTGGGCGTGGAGGCGCACTGGTCCTCCCTGGTGCGGGGCGAACCGGCCATCCGGCCGATCGTCGGCTTCGACCCGGCCCAGTACGGCGTCTCCCTCGCCGGGCAGGTGACCGACTTCGTCCCGGCCGACCACGTGGACCCCCGGCTGATGGTGCAGACCGACCGCTGGACGTGGATGTCGCTGGCGGCGGCCACCCTGGCGGCGCAGGACGCCGGGTACTCCCCGCCGGAGGACGCCTACGCGACCTCGGTGTTCCTGGCCGCGGGCTCCGGCGGCAACGAGTTCAGCCAGCACGAGATCCAGGGGCTGTGGGCCAAGGGGCCGAAGTCGGTCGGGGCCTACCAGTCGATCGCCTGGTTCTACGCGGCCAGCACCGGCCAGATCTCCATCCGGGACGGCTACAAGGGGCCCTCCGGCGTCGTGGTGAGCGAGGGCGCCGGCGGGCTGGACAGCATCGGCTGGGCCCGCCGCGTCGTCCGGCGCGGCACCCCGGCGGTGCTGGTCGGGGGCACCGAGGCCGGGGTGACCCCCTACGCCCTGCTCTGCCAGGCGACCAGCGGGCGGCTGTCCACGGCGACGGCGCCCGAGGACGCCTACAAGCCCTTCGACCGGCGGGCCTCCGGCCACGTCGTCGGCGAGGGCGGGGCGATCCTGCTGGTGGAGGACCCCGCCGCCGCCCGGGCCCGTGGGGTGGAGAAGGTCTGGGGCGAGGTCGTCGGTCACGGCGCCACGCACGACGCCCACCACCACGCCGACGCCGCGCCCGACGCCCGGCAGTACGCCCGGGCCATCCAGCTCTCCCTCACCGACGCCGGGATCACCCCGGACGAGGTGGACCTGGTCCTCGCCGAGGGGGCCGGGGTGCCGGAGCTGGACGCGCTGGAGCTCGAGGCGCTGCAGCGGGTCTTCGGTGGGCGGGCCGTCCCGGTCCCGGTGACCGCGCCGTCGTCCTTCACCGGACGGCTGATGGCCGGGGGCTCGGCGCTCAACGTGGCCACCGCCCTGCTGGCCATGCGGGACGGGATCGTGCCCGGCACCGCGTACCTCGACGACCCCGTCGACGCCCCCGGCCTCGACCTGGTCCAGCACAGCCGTGCCCAGCAGGTGGGGACGGTCGTCGTCCTCGCCCGGGGGTTCGGCGGCTTCAACAGCAGCCTGGTGCTGCGCCGGCCCACCGAGGAGAGGACGTCATGA
- a CDS encoding LuxR C-terminal-related transcriptional regulator, whose protein sequence is MVGDPYIGTAREVLPAGGSTRPAGDGAPDGRQGAPLGDGGVREGDGAPFRVLICDDHEVLRRGLRAVLLRATDLRVVADVGSATDALALAARLRPDVTVVGLGSWGPVVADLVRALSGLGVRVVLLGEPGAGSDLVDALQAGACGYVHTTVSPQRLVDGVRAVARGEVVLDAAATGELLHRLDDAPRQADGQRTSYSGVLTARQMAVSRLVAEGLTNAEIAARLDVSRATVKGHITVALRRLGLRDRTQLAIHFHRAAGDLQA, encoded by the coding sequence ATGGTCGGCGACCCGTACATCGGCACGGCCCGTGAGGTGCTGCCCGCCGGCGGGTCCACCCGGCCGGCCGGCGACGGTGCGCCCGACGGCCGCCAGGGCGCCCCCCTCGGTGACGGCGGCGTCCGGGAGGGCGACGGTGCCCCCTTCCGGGTGCTCATCTGTGACGACCACGAGGTGCTCCGGCGGGGTCTGCGGGCGGTGCTGCTCCGGGCGACCGACCTGCGCGTGGTCGCCGACGTGGGGTCGGCGACCGATGCCCTCGCCCTCGCCGCCCGGCTCCGGCCCGACGTCACCGTGGTGGGGCTGGGGTCGTGGGGGCCGGTGGTGGCCGACCTGGTGCGCGCGCTGAGCGGGCTGGGGGTCCGGGTGGTCCTGCTCGGTGAACCCGGGGCGGGGAGCGACCTGGTCGACGCGCTGCAGGCCGGTGCGTGCGGCTACGTGCACACCACGGTCAGCCCCCAGCGGCTCGTCGACGGGGTCCGGGCGGTCGCCCGCGGCGAGGTGGTGCTGGACGCGGCGGCCACCGGCGAGCTGCTGCACCGGCTCGACGACGCCCCGCGGCAGGCGGACGGGCAGCGGACGTCGTACAGCGGGGTGCTGACCGCCCGGCAGATGGCCGTCTCGCGGCTGGTCGCCGAGGGGCTGACGAACGCGGAGATCGCCGCCCGGCTCGACGTCAGCCGGGCGACCGTCAAGGGGCACATCACGGTGGCCCTGCGCCGGCTGGGGCTGCGGGACCGCACCCAGCTGGCGATCCACTTCCACCGCGCGGCCGGGGACCTGCAGGCCTGA
- a CDS encoding TcmI family type II polyketide cyclase has product MHETMIIAKMDPADADDVAAVFGRYDATSMPHEIGVTHRSLFRFHGIYVHLIGFDRPPAESMQIAQSLPAFRAVSEDLKPYIEAYSPTWRSPQDAMAQRFYHWTSSPE; this is encoded by the coding sequence GTGCACGAGACGATGATCATCGCGAAGATGGACCCGGCCGACGCCGACGACGTCGCCGCCGTCTTCGGTCGCTACGACGCGACCTCGATGCCCCACGAGATCGGGGTGACGCACCGGTCGCTGTTCCGGTTCCACGGCATCTACGTGCACCTGATCGGCTTCGACCGGCCCCCGGCGGAGTCCATGCAGATCGCCCAGTCGCTGCCGGCCTTCCGCGCGGTGAGCGAGGACCTCAAGCCCTACATCGAGGCGTACAGCCCGACCTGGCGCTCACCGCAGGACGCGATGGCCCAGCGCTTCTACCACTGGACGTCCTCGCCCGAGTGA
- a CDS encoding ACP S-malonyltransferase, protein MTAPVTGAAVVLPGEWTAVPGALEAWLPDPAAREVAAEASDVLGRDVVEWWGDPLNLHDPAVAHLAALVIGVAGWRSLTAAGLQPVAVAGHGVGEYAALVAAGALRLDQVVDLVDCRAEMLAHSPRPSSAGMAAVVGPGAREVAHAVVADLGTSSGLAIAAYDGPAQVVLSGWCPELAQAREGVAAAGLDLVRLPGRAAAHGPLVQSIAERLAPTLDELDWSVPDVPVLSDVDARPSRDPEHLARCLHRHLTSPVQWEAIAHALVADAGATWVVEVGAVPTLGPLIRQVHPDLPVHLATGPGVPGRPARPAAALTGAAPSRGER, encoded by the coding sequence GTGACCGCCCCGGTCACCGGGGCGGCCGTCGTCCTCCCGGGCGAGTGGACGGCCGTCCCCGGTGCCCTGGAGGCGTGGCTGCCCGACCCGGCCGCCCGCGAGGTCGCGGCCGAGGCCTCCGACGTGCTGGGCCGGGACGTCGTCGAGTGGTGGGGTGACCCGCTCAACCTGCACGACCCGGCGGTCGCCCACCTCGCGGCGCTCGTCATCGGGGTGGCGGGGTGGCGGAGCCTCACCGCCGCCGGACTGCAGCCGGTCGCCGTCGCCGGGCACGGCGTCGGCGAGTACGCGGCGCTGGTGGCCGCCGGCGCGCTCCGGCTGGACCAGGTGGTCGACCTCGTCGACTGCCGGGCGGAGATGCTGGCCCACTCCCCGCGCCCGTCGTCCGCGGGCATGGCCGCCGTCGTCGGGCCGGGCGCCCGCGAGGTCGCCCACGCGGTGGTCGCGGACCTGGGCACCAGCTCCGGCCTGGCGATCGCCGCGTACGACGGCCCGGCCCAGGTGGTGCTGTCGGGCTGGTGCCCGGAGCTGGCCCAGGCCCGGGAGGGCGTCGCCGCCGCCGGCCTGGACCTGGTCCGGCTGCCGGGGCGGGCCGCCGCCCACGGCCCGCTGGTGCAGTCGATCGCCGAGCGCCTGGCGCCCACGCTCGACGAGCTGGACTGGTCCGTCCCGGACGTGCCCGTCCTGTCCGACGTCGACGCCCGGCCCTCCCGCGACCCGGAGCACCTGGCCCGGTGCCTGCACCGGCACCTCACGTCGCCGGTGCAGTGGGAGGCCATCGCGCACGCCCTGGTGGCCGACGCGGGGGCGACCTGGGTCGTCGAGGTCGGCGCCGTCCCGACCCTGGGGCCGCTGATCCGCCAGGTCCACCCCGACCTCCCCGTCCACCTGGCCACCGGACCGGGCGTGCCCGGCCGGCCGGCCCGTCCCGCAGCCGCGCTCACCGGCGCGGCCCCCAGCAGAGGAGAGAGATGA
- a CDS encoding acyl carrier protein, with translation MSAAPLSSAPFTLAALMDLLQAKAGLPPESRTTDPDAHFSDIGLDSLAFLSMQTELHDRFGTEMPDDDAERYTLGDIVERVSAAQSQPA, from the coding sequence ATGTCCGCAGCCCCGCTGTCCTCCGCCCCGTTCACCCTCGCCGCCCTGATGGACCTGCTGCAGGCGAAGGCCGGCCTCCCGCCGGAGTCGCGCACCACCGACCCCGACGCCCACTTCTCCGACATCGGCCTGGACTCGCTGGCCTTCCTCTCGATGCAGACGGAGCTGCACGACCGCTTCGGCACCGAGATGCCCGACGACGACGCGGAGCGCTACACCCTCGGCGACATCGTCGAGCGGGTCTCCGCAGCGCAGTCCCAGCCCGCCTGA